One genomic region from Muriicola soli encodes:
- a CDS encoding glycoside hydrolase family 65 protein, with the protein MNQDYIKLNDWSIIEEGFDKENVKSSESIFSLGNGAMGQRANFEEKYSGPTFQGSYIGGVYYPDKTRVGWWKNGYPEYFAKVINAPSWIGINVLVDGEPLDLNTCSRVDNFRRELNMKEGVYYRSFIATLKNDKKVDVKVTRFLSLDLDEVGAIRYEITAVKEDLTVTFSPFLDSGITNEDSNWDDKFWNTTSISSQGNQAFIEAHTMKTNFETCTFMDCQMEYKGKIQNKPDETEEKELWVGHAYQQKIEKGSTVAFYKLGGYTVSRNHKGANLVEAAKEVLGKATKQGFDALLEAQKKAWEGIWEMSDITIEGDTKAQQGIRFNIFQLNQTYLGKDSRLNIGPKGFTGEKYGGSTYWDTEAYCIPFYMATKNHHVARNLLKYRYNHLEKAIANAKKLGFTNGAALYPMVTMNGEECHNEWEITFEEIHRNGAIAFAIYNYFRYTGDYSYIPEMGLEVLIGIARFWHQRATFSKQKNKYVILGVTGPNEYENNVNNNWYTNYMARWCIQYALEQLDKVKAGYKEDYDRIIGYTKLSKSETDEWKEVADAMYFPFSDQLGIYLQQDGFLDKELVTVEDLPKSQRPINQKWSWDRILRSPYIKQADVLQGFYFFEDHFSEEDLEKHFDFYEPFTVHESSLSPCVHSIQAAKLDRMEQAYQFYLRTSRLDLDDYNKEVEEGLHITSMAGTWMSIVEGFGGMRIKNDKLSFTPRIPKEWDSYSFKINFRNRILKILVDKSGAHFELEGDHEMSIRLNGERLVLQPVAKNPVQ; encoded by the coding sequence ATGAATCAGGATTATATTAAACTCAACGATTGGTCGATTATTGAAGAAGGATTCGACAAAGAAAATGTAAAATCTTCCGAAAGTATATTTAGCCTGGGAAACGGGGCTATGGGACAGCGAGCTAACTTTGAAGAAAAGTACAGCGGACCTACTTTTCAGGGAAGTTATATCGGAGGCGTCTATTACCCTGATAAAACAAGAGTTGGATGGTGGAAAAACGGCTATCCTGAATATTTTGCAAAAGTTATTAATGCACCAAGCTGGATCGGCATAAACGTTTTAGTTGACGGGGAACCTCTTGATCTGAACACCTGTAGCCGGGTGGATAATTTCAGAAGAGAATTAAATATGAAAGAAGGGGTTTACTACAGAAGCTTCATTGCTACCCTTAAGAACGATAAAAAGGTTGACGTAAAAGTAACCCGATTCCTGAGCCTAGATCTCGATGAAGTTGGGGCTATACGATATGAGATAACAGCAGTGAAGGAAGACCTGACGGTGACTTTTTCACCCTTTCTCGATAGTGGAATCACTAATGAAGACAGCAATTGGGATGATAAATTTTGGAATACTACAAGTATTTCCTCTCAGGGAAACCAGGCCTTTATTGAAGCCCATACCATGAAGACCAATTTTGAAACCTGCACCTTCATGGATTGTCAAATGGAATACAAAGGCAAAATCCAAAACAAGCCCGACGAAACTGAAGAGAAGGAACTATGGGTAGGTCACGCTTACCAACAGAAGATTGAAAAAGGCTCAACAGTTGCCTTTTATAAGTTGGGAGGATACACCGTATCTCGGAACCACAAAGGGGCTAATCTGGTAGAGGCGGCCAAAGAAGTTTTAGGTAAGGCCACAAAACAAGGTTTTGATGCTCTTCTCGAGGCACAGAAAAAAGCCTGGGAAGGAATATGGGAAATGAGCGATATCACTATCGAAGGCGATACCAAGGCACAACAGGGAATACGATTTAATATTTTCCAACTCAACCAGACCTATCTTGGTAAAGATTCGAGGTTGAACATCGGGCCAAAAGGATTTACCGGAGAAAAATACGGGGGAAGCACCTATTGGGACACAGAGGCCTATTGCATTCCTTTTTATATGGCCACAAAGAATCACCACGTAGCCAGGAACCTTTTGAAGTATAGGTATAATCACCTGGAAAAGGCGATCGCAAATGCCAAGAAGCTTGGTTTTACCAATGGCGCCGCCCTGTATCCCATGGTGACCATGAACGGGGAAGAATGTCATAATGAATGGGAAATTACATTTGAAGAAATCCACCGGAACGGAGCAATTGCCTTTGCTATCTATAACTATTTCCGTTATACGGGAGACTATTCCTATATCCCTGAGATGGGATTGGAGGTTTTAATTGGGATTGCCCGTTTCTGGCATCAGAGAGCCACCTTTTCCAAACAAAAGAACAAGTATGTTATTCTAGGTGTGACCGGGCCCAACGAGTATGAGAACAATGTAAACAATAACTGGTATACAAATTATATGGCCCGTTGGTGTATCCAATATGCCCTTGAACAACTCGACAAAGTAAAAGCCGGATACAAAGAGGATTACGACAGGATAATTGGCTATACCAAACTAAGCAAATCAGAGACTGACGAATGGAAGGAAGTGGCTGATGCTATGTACTTCCCCTTCTCTGATCAACTAGGGATTTACCTGCAGCAAGATGGTTTTCTGGACAAGGAGCTGGTCACCGTGGAAGACCTGCCGAAATCACAAAGGCCCATCAACCAAAAGTGGAGCTGGGATCGAATTCTGAGGTCGCCCTATATCAAGCAGGCTGATGTGCTTCAGGGATTCTATTTTTTTGAAGATCATTTCTCAGAGGAGGACCTTGAAAAACACTTTGATTTTTACGAGCCATTTACCGTGCACGAATCATCTCTTTCCCCTTGTGTGCATAGTATTCAGGCAGCAAAACTCGACAGGATGGAACAGGCCTATCAGTTTTACCTCCGTACTTCCAGACTAGATCTCGACGATTACAACAAGGAAGTGGAAGAAGGATTACATATCACTTCCATGGCCGGGACCTGGATGAGTATTGTGGAAGGATTTGGCGGGATGCGGATCAAAAATGACAAATTGTCCTTTACGCCAAGAATACCAAAGGAATGGGATTCCTATTCCTTTAAGATCAATTTCAGAAACCGTATCCTGAAAATCCTTGTGGATAAGTCAGGCGCGCATTTCGAATTGGAAGGAGACCACGAGATGTCGATTAGGTTGAATGGGGAGAGGCTCGTTTTACAACCTGTTGCAAAAAATCCGGTGCAGTAA
- the pgmB gene encoding beta-phosphoglucomutase has product MHNKGFIFDLDGVIVDTAKYHYLAWKHLADELGIPFTKEQNEQFKGVSRKRCLEILLDWGKIKVSQEQFDQWLAEKNEDYLQYIETMTEEEILPDVTKVLNFLREHNIPMALGSASKNAQPILKKVGLIPYFNSIVDGTQVRKAKPNPEVFLIAASNLGIKPENCVVFEDAIAGIEAANRAGMTSVGIGNKNTLSNAQYIFKNFTEIDLNFIKKLAEL; this is encoded by the coding sequence ATGCATAACAAAGGTTTTATATTCGACCTGGATGGCGTAATAGTGGATACTGCGAAGTACCATTATTTGGCCTGGAAACACCTCGCTGACGAACTCGGGATTCCGTTTACAAAAGAACAAAATGAACAATTTAAAGGTGTGAGTCGGAAGCGATGCCTTGAAATTTTACTTGACTGGGGTAAAATTAAAGTTAGTCAGGAACAATTTGACCAATGGTTAGCTGAGAAAAATGAGGACTATCTGCAATATATTGAAACCATGACCGAGGAAGAGATTCTGCCGGACGTAACCAAGGTGCTCAATTTTCTTCGGGAACACAACATTCCAATGGCTTTGGGATCGGCCAGTAAAAATGCACAGCCAATATTAAAAAAAGTGGGACTTATTCCTTATTTTAACAGCATTGTTGACGGCACACAGGTCAGGAAGGCAAAACCAAATCCCGAAGTCTTTTTGATTGCAGCTTCAAATCTGGGTATTAAACCCGAAAACTGCGTTGTATTTGAGGATGCCATCGCTGGCATAGAAGCAGCAAACAGGGCAGGAATGACCAGTGTGGGCATCGGCAATAAGAACACATTATCGAATGCTCAGTACATCTTTAAGAATTTTACCGAGATCGATCTCAACTTTATTAAGAAACTAGCAGAATTATAA
- a CDS encoding LacI family DNA-binding transcriptional regulator, with translation MKRKITLKHIARELDVSISTVSKALKNSEEIGRDTKDKIQAFAKLYNYRPNNIAISLKNKRTKNIGVIIPDIVHHFFTTVFRGIEHYANARGYNVIVCVSDESFDKEVINMEMLANGSIDGFIMALSAETQLKNDYNHLKEVTEQGIPLVLFDRVTDEIQCDKVIINDEEAAYRAVENLIELGRKKIALVTTENYLNVSAKRAEGYRRALKDNNISFDENLVLQLPYQMEEESMSEAFFKNQKFDALLCVNEIFAVKCMGLARKYNKRVPQDMACIGFTDGILSKYSTPSLTSVDQHGELMGETAAQMLIDKIESDHGENDEEQFETKIISATLIERGSTLSNS, from the coding sequence TTGAAACGCAAAATCACTCTTAAGCACATTGCCAGGGAATTGGATGTCTCCATATCCACGGTTTCAAAAGCTCTGAAAAACAGCGAAGAAATCGGACGGGATACCAAGGATAAAATACAGGCCTTTGCCAAGCTGTATAACTACCGGCCCAATAATATAGCTATCAGTCTGAAGAATAAGAGGACCAAGAATATTGGGGTCATTATTCCAGATATCGTACACCACTTTTTTACTACAGTTTTCAGAGGCATCGAACATTACGCAAACGCCAGAGGGTACAATGTTATCGTCTGTGTTTCTGATGAATCTTTTGACAAGGAAGTGATCAACATGGAAATGCTGGCCAATGGCAGTATCGACGGATTTATCATGGCGCTTTCAGCGGAAACACAATTAAAAAACGATTACAATCATCTCAAGGAAGTAACGGAGCAAGGTATTCCTTTGGTTCTATTTGATAGGGTAACCGATGAGATCCAGTGCGACAAAGTAATTATCAATGACGAAGAAGCGGCCTATCGGGCTGTTGAGAATCTCATTGAGCTAGGACGAAAAAAAATAGCCCTGGTCACCACAGAAAATTATTTGAATGTCAGTGCAAAAAGGGCTGAAGGTTACCGAAGGGCATTAAAGGACAACAATATTTCCTTTGATGAAAATCTTGTACTTCAGTTGCCTTACCAAATGGAAGAAGAAAGTATGAGCGAAGCTTTCTTTAAGAATCAAAAATTCGATGCCTTACTTTGCGTCAATGAAATATTTGCGGTAAAATGTATGGGCCTTGCCCGAAAATACAATAAACGCGTTCCGCAGGACATGGCCTGTATCGGCTTTACAGACGGAATTTTATCAAAATATTCAACACCCTCACTGACCTCTGTAGATCAACACGGGGAACTAATGGGTGAGACTGCTGCTCAAATGCTCATCGATAAGATTGAAAGCGATCACGGAGAAAATGATGAAGAACAGTTTGAAACAAAGATCATCTCCGCAACATTGATCGAAAGAGGGTCAACCCTTTCCAATTCATAA
- a CDS encoding SusC/RagA family TonB-linked outer membrane protein, translating to MKITLLKSLMLVGAILSFGLVKAQDVSGTVSDATGPLPGASVVVQGTTNGTQTDFDGNYSLSNVSSDAVLVVSYIGYKTQEIAVNGRSSINVVLEEDAQALDEVVIIGYGSTTVKDATGAVTAVSSEDFNGGVISSPEQLIQGKTAGVNIQQTSGEPGAGISVNIRGSNSVRGDNNPLFVVDGVPLAAGNTSPGGDTGSGGSAVRNPLNFLNPSDIESISILKDASATAIYGSRGANGVVIITTKSGKSSAGGRVEFSSSLSIATPANRYDLLNREEFLDAVTLYGGNASAVDFGGNTDWQDFITRTVASQNQNVSYSNNYGKGNIRATFGYQKQFGVIEKSSLERITGRLNLTHRFLDDKLTLGIQATLSRVNDETAPLSGGAGFRGDILGASYSANPTWGSTPSFTDGGTQIKPANYLAFTQNETNTDRILLNGSVDYKFTPELTGKINVGYDKSEGENTSVLSRDLLNFDGISGLGLGFYNTLFRENHLLEATLNFKKDFGNSNIDALVGYSFQDFNVSGRNSQGRGFGTNELNQMGADLRETVNNAGRSIDGTYQQYYYGENTSGLIVNRLQPIVVAGEDVGFGFNKLVRAMTADTFNNTDELQSFFARVNYSLSNKYLFTATVRADGSSRFGPENQYGYFPSGAFAWKINEEDFVGDNVSTLKLRLSGGLVGNQEGLGYGNFVARQRFGGIGTQTNLTVNPSGLAIVATDVPDLKWEETLNLNVGFDFGFSNDRLSGSIDVYRNETNDLLLRTPPAAPAVDPFQFGNVDATILNQGIEFALAYDFIQSENTTFSAAFNIAYNENEVQDFASAINTGEINGQGLSGAFAQRFEAGRSLFSYYMAIFEGFDSNGFPIYQDVDGNGVGDPIADQTFVGEDALPDITSGLSLNFSTGNWDASAYFSGQFGFSVYNNTRNGFFTGGAINNARNVTQDVIASGENGGASADVSTRFLEKGDFVRLQNATLGYNVPLTGDGLFKTLRLSLTGQNLFLITDYSGLDPEVTVPTGDLGSGVPTRGIDWAAFPNPRTITFGLNASF from the coding sequence ATGAAGATTACACTACTAAAAAGTCTTATGCTGGTTGGAGCGATCTTGAGCTTCGGATTGGTTAAGGCGCAAGACGTATCAGGTACTGTTTCTGATGCTACTGGACCACTACCCGGGGCCAGCGTTGTAGTACAAGGTACTACGAATGGTACCCAAACAGACTTTGATGGTAACTATAGTTTAAGTAATGTCAGCAGCGATGCTGTACTTGTTGTAAGTTACATCGGCTACAAAACACAAGAAATTGCTGTTAATGGACGATCATCCATTAATGTAGTCCTGGAAGAAGATGCTCAGGCATTAGACGAGGTAGTAATCATCGGGTATGGTTCTACAACAGTTAAAGATGCAACTGGAGCAGTAACAGCCGTATCATCTGAGGATTTTAACGGCGGGGTGATTTCATCTCCTGAACAGTTAATACAAGGTAAAACCGCAGGGGTTAACATCCAGCAGACCAGTGGTGAACCGGGTGCCGGAATTTCTGTTAACATTAGGGGTTCAAACTCCGTTAGGGGTGATAACAACCCTCTCTTTGTTGTTGATGGTGTGCCACTTGCCGCCGGAAACACTTCTCCAGGCGGAGACACAGGAAGTGGTGGTAGTGCCGTAAGGAACCCATTGAACTTCTTAAACCCTTCCGATATTGAGAGTATCAGTATCCTTAAAGATGCCTCGGCAACCGCTATTTACGGTTCCAGAGGTGCAAACGGGGTTGTGATCATTACCACAAAAAGCGGAAAATCGAGTGCAGGAGGAAGAGTGGAATTCTCATCTTCCTTGAGTATTGCTACTCCAGCAAACCGATATGATCTGCTTAACAGAGAAGAATTTCTCGATGCAGTAACTCTTTACGGAGGTAATGCTTCAGCTGTTGACTTTGGCGGAAACACAGACTGGCAAGATTTTATTACCAGAACTGTTGCTTCTCAAAACCAGAATGTATCTTATTCCAATAACTATGGAAAAGGAAATATTCGTGCCACTTTTGGATACCAAAAGCAATTTGGTGTAATTGAGAAAAGTAGCTTAGAAAGAATTACAGGAAGATTAAACCTGACACATCGTTTCCTGGATGATAAATTAACCTTAGGAATACAAGCTACACTTTCTCGTGTTAATGATGAGACTGCACCGCTTAGTGGTGGAGCCGGATTCCGTGGGGATATATTGGGTGCCAGTTATTCGGCAAACCCGACCTGGGGTTCAACCCCATCCTTTACTGATGGAGGAACTCAAATTAAGCCGGCTAATTACTTAGCCTTCACTCAGAACGAAACTAATACCGACAGGATATTGCTTAATGGTTCTGTCGATTATAAGTTTACTCCTGAACTTACAGGTAAAATAAACGTCGGTTATGATAAATCTGAAGGTGAGAACACCTCAGTACTTTCGCGTGACCTGTTGAATTTTGACGGAATTTCCGGACTTGGATTAGGTTTTTATAACACTCTTTTCAGGGAGAACCACTTATTGGAAGCAACTTTGAATTTCAAGAAAGACTTTGGTAACTCCAATATTGATGCACTTGTAGGATATTCCTTCCAGGATTTCAATGTTAGTGGAAGAAATTCTCAAGGTCGAGGTTTTGGAACCAACGAACTTAATCAAATGGGTGCAGACCTTCGTGAAACTGTGAATAACGCAGGAAGGAGCATAGATGGAACATACCAACAGTACTATTACGGTGAAAACACATCCGGTCTAATAGTAAACAGACTACAGCCTATCGTAGTTGCCGGTGAAGATGTTGGATTTGGGTTTAATAAATTGGTTAGGGCCATGACGGCAGACACCTTTAATAACACAGATGAATTACAGTCGTTCTTCGCACGTGTTAATTACTCGTTGTCTAATAAGTACTTATTTACAGCTACTGTAAGAGCAGATGGTTCTTCAAGGTTCGGTCCTGAAAACCAATACGGATACTTCCCTTCCGGTGCATTTGCCTGGAAAATCAATGAAGAAGATTTTGTCGGAGACAATGTATCTACTTTAAAACTGCGTTTGAGTGGTGGTCTGGTAGGTAACCAGGAAGGTCTTGGGTACGGTAACTTTGTTGCCAGACAGCGATTTGGCGGAATAGGTACGCAAACAAACCTTACTGTAAATCCTAGTGGTCTGGCCATTGTTGCAACAGATGTTCCTGATCTGAAATGGGAAGAAACATTAAACCTAAACGTTGGTTTCGACTTTGGATTCTCCAATGACAGACTTTCAGGTAGTATCGATGTTTACCGTAACGAAACTAACGACCTTTTACTGAGGACTCCTCCTGCAGCTCCTGCAGTGGATCCATTCCAGTTTGGTAACGTAGATGCCACTATCCTTAACCAGGGTATTGAATTCGCCTTAGCTTACGACTTTATTCAGTCTGAGAATACAACCTTCTCTGCTGCCTTTAATATTGCTTATAACGAGAATGAGGTTCAGGATTTTGCCAGTGCGATTAACACAGGTGAAATTAACGGACAGGGACTTTCAGGTGCTTTCGCTCAGCGATTTGAAGCCGGAAGATCATTATTCTCTTATTACATGGCTATTTTCGAAGGCTTTGACAGCAATGGATTCCCGATTTATCAGGATGTAGATGGTAACGGAGTGGGAGATCCTATTGCCGACCAGACATTCGTTGGTGAGGATGCCCTACCGGATATTACTTCTGGACTATCATTGAACTTCTCAACCGGCAACTGGGATGCTTCGGCATATTTCTCAGGTCAGTTTGGCTTCTCTGTATACAATAACACAAGAAACGGTTTCTTTACAGGAGGTGCCATCAACAACGCACGTAATGTTACTCAGGATGTAATCGCTTCCGGAGAGAACGGTGGTGCATCTGCAGATGTTTCTACAAGATTCCTTGAAAAAGGTGATTTTGTTCGTCTTCAGAACGCAACCCTTGGGTATAATGTGCCTCTAACTGGTGACGGCCTTTTCAAAACCCTAAGATTGTCATTAACCGGTCAGAATTTATTCCTTATTACTGATTACTCTGGTCTGGATCCTGAAGTTACTGTTCCTACTGGTGACCTCGGTTCCGGAGTTCCTACAAGAGGAATCGACTGGGCAGCGTTCCCAAATCCAAGGACAATAACTTTTGGTCTTAATGCATCATTTTAA
- a CDS encoding RagB/SusD family nutrient uptake outer membrane protein, protein MKRIQIKIYLLTLASVVGLTACTNLEIEETDSIISEGFQGLADPSSAIDGLYSSVGGQYGDQANFFALQEVTTDAALVPTRGTDWGDNGLWRVLHNHAWNSEHAFIGTVWNQFNANQLQASQVLDSRSNPSAQNIGDASFLRAWSMWVILDNYGQVPFRDTSLPSSTLPEVLTGQAAVDFILADLDQAIANLPSTAALSSDLGRGSKAAARYLKAKVLLNKHIYLGGSPDSGDMNEVISLVDQIAGDGFALQSGYFDLFRSPEDTGGSTETIWSLSALATGNRIFNGLHYNSTGIGGGGWNGFSTLAEYYDLYEGDPNSNEVDINGNPLDGQEERRGGVPLEGQPFTGEPGTTDNGGLVDGSNVGFGYLIGQQYALDGTPLTDRAGAPLTFKRDFVDGTGASSFINNDETTGIRVMKYNPRYGGGFEGHEVIFRYADAHLMKAEAMLRSGGDATSMVNELRVLRGATPLGTVGEQQLLDERGRELYQEVWRRNDLIRFGQFTRDWLFKESSEIGNTSRHVFPIPPTQLLANPNLVQNPGY, encoded by the coding sequence ATGAAAAGAATTCAAATCAAAATTTATTTACTCACACTAGCTTCTGTGGTAGGACTAACAGCTTGTACCAATCTGGAGATCGAAGAAACTGATTCTATTATCAGTGAAGGATTTCAGGGACTTGCCGATCCTTCCTCTGCGATTGACGGACTCTACAGTAGCGTAGGTGGACAATATGGTGATCAGGCAAATTTCTTTGCCCTTCAGGAAGTAACCACCGATGCAGCCTTGGTTCCTACAAGAGGAACAGACTGGGGTGATAACGGTCTTTGGAGAGTATTGCACAACCATGCATGGAATTCAGAACACGCCTTTATAGGTACTGTATGGAATCAATTTAATGCTAACCAGCTACAGGCTTCTCAGGTCCTGGACTCAAGGAGTAATCCTTCTGCCCAGAATATTGGAGATGCGAGTTTCCTTAGAGCTTGGAGTATGTGGGTTATTTTAGACAATTACGGACAGGTGCCATTTAGGGATACATCACTTCCTTCTTCAACCTTGCCTGAAGTGTTGACCGGACAAGCTGCTGTCGATTTTATCCTGGCAGATCTTGATCAGGCAATAGCTAACTTGCCATCAACAGCGGCACTGAGTAGTGATCTAGGTAGAGGAAGCAAAGCAGCGGCGCGTTACTTAAAGGCTAAAGTGCTTTTGAATAAGCATATCTACCTTGGTGGAAGCCCTGATTCTGGCGACATGAATGAAGTGATTTCATTGGTAGATCAAATTGCCGGAGATGGTTTTGCCTTACAGTCCGGATACTTTGACCTCTTTAGAAGTCCTGAAGATACAGGAGGAAGTACGGAAACCATCTGGTCCCTATCAGCTTTGGCTACCGGAAACAGAATCTTTAATGGTCTTCATTACAATTCCACTGGCATTGGTGGTGGTGGATGGAACGGTTTTAGTACCCTAGCAGAATATTACGATCTGTATGAAGGTGATCCTAACAGCAACGAAGTTGATATAAATGGAAACCCATTAGACGGTCAGGAAGAACGTAGAGGTGGAGTGCCTCTTGAAGGACAGCCATTTACAGGAGAACCTGGGACTACGGATAACGGTGGCCTTGTAGACGGATCCAATGTTGGTTTCGGTTACCTAATCGGACAACAATACGCTTTAGACGGAACACCATTGACAGACAGAGCCGGTGCTCCCTTAACCTTTAAAAGAGATTTTGTTGACGGAACAGGCGCTTCAAGTTTTATCAATAACGACGAAACAACAGGTATCCGTGTAATGAAATACAACCCGAGATACGGAGGAGGATTTGAAGGTCATGAGGTAATTTTCAGATACGCTGATGCTCACCTGATGAAGGCTGAAGCAATGCTACGCTCTGGAGGAGACGCCACATCTATGGTTAATGAACTTCGCGTACTCAGAGGCGCAACTCCACTGGGAACAGTAGGAGAACAGCAATTACTCGATGAAAGAGGTCGTGAATTGTATCAGGAAGTTTGGAGAAGGAATGACCTTATCCGTTTTGGACAATTCACACGGGATTGGTTATTCAAAGAATCTTCAGAAATTGGCAATACAAGTCGTCACGTATTCCCGATTCCTCCAACTCAATTGTTGGCTAACCCTAACTTAGTTCAAAACCCAGGATACTAA
- a CDS encoding xylulokinase, with amino-acid sequence MYYLGIDIGSSFIKVALVETESGKVFGIHKEPETELPIESKKKGWAEQDPDIWWNHTCYAITTILDKFSVEKEDISGIGIAYQMHGLVVVDKNGLPLRKAIIWCDSRAVEIGETAVEDLGIEYCTSHLLNSPGNFTASKLKWIKENEPEIYKQIDKILLPGDYIASKITGKPATTIPGLTEGIFWDFKEKEISSALINSLGLKQHHFPLIVPTFGHQGEVSDTAAEVCNLAEGTPLLYRAGDQPNNALSLNVFYPDNMAMTGGTSAVVYYVSDKLKTKEIERLNTFAHVNYSSSQTFLGKLLCINGAGIQYKWLKNKLKIETYTEMNELAASIPIGSEGLLVFPFGNGAERVLHNQNPGSSFQHLDLNRHTAAHLCRATLEGICFALMYGIEILISEGSEIKVARAGNDNLFRSAVFSKTMCNLLGHPIEIYNTTGAVGAARACMIHQSGFESFSKAVQNNDLVNTFTPEKNTGPYIQAYQLWKMELELQLKH; translated from the coding sequence ATGTACTATCTGGGAATCGACATAGGCAGTTCGTTTATTAAAGTCGCACTGGTTGAGACCGAAAGCGGAAAAGTATTCGGCATTCACAAGGAGCCTGAAACGGAATTACCTATAGAGTCCAAAAAAAAAGGATGGGCAGAACAGGATCCAGATATATGGTGGAATCATACCTGTTATGCTATAACTACTATCCTGGATAAGTTCTCGGTTGAGAAGGAAGACATAAGCGGAATAGGTATCGCATATCAGATGCACGGCCTTGTAGTGGTTGACAAGAATGGCCTGCCCCTGAGAAAAGCCATCATTTGGTGCGATAGTCGTGCTGTGGAAATTGGCGAGACGGCCGTTGAGGATTTGGGAATTGAATACTGCACCTCTCATTTGCTGAATTCACCAGGGAATTTTACCGCCTCTAAATTAAAGTGGATCAAAGAGAACGAACCCGAAATTTATAAGCAAATAGATAAAATCCTACTCCCTGGCGACTATATTGCCAGTAAGATTACCGGTAAACCTGCAACCACTATTCCCGGACTTACTGAAGGGATTTTTTGGGATTTTAAGGAAAAGGAAATTTCCTCCGCCCTTATCAATTCCTTGGGGTTAAAACAGCATCATTTCCCCCTTATAGTGCCCACCTTTGGACATCAAGGTGAAGTTTCCGATACAGCCGCCGAAGTATGTAATTTGGCAGAAGGTACACCCCTGCTCTATCGCGCCGGGGACCAACCTAATAATGCCCTGTCCCTTAATGTCTTTTATCCGGATAATATGGCTATGACAGGCGGAACGTCAGCAGTGGTCTATTACGTCAGCGATAAATTAAAGACAAAAGAAATTGAAAGGCTAAATACCTTTGCCCATGTAAACTATTCTTCCTCCCAAACATTTCTTGGGAAGTTGTTATGTATCAACGGTGCCGGAATACAATACAAATGGTTAAAAAACAAGCTGAAAATAGAAACCTATACGGAGATGAATGAGCTTGCAGCCAGCATTCCGATAGGTTCGGAAGGTTTACTGGTTTTCCCTTTCGGAAATGGGGCCGAAAGAGTCCTGCACAATCAAAACCCGGGATCGTCATTCCAACATCTCGATCTGAACCGGCATACTGCAGCTCACCTTTGTCGGGCCACCCTGGAAGGGATTTGCTTTGCCCTGATGTACGGGATAGAAATCCTTATCTCAGAGGGCAGCGAAATAAAAGTAGCCAGGGCGGGTAATGACAATTTATTTAGATCTGCCGTATTTTCAAAGACCATGTGTAACCTCCTTGGACATCCCATAGAAATCTACAATACTACTGGAGCTGTAGGTGCCGCCCGGGCATGCATGATACATCAATCTGGATTTGAATCATTCAGCAAAGCCGTTCAAAACAACGACCTCGTTAATACCTTTACTCCTGAGAAAAATACAGGTCCGTATATTCAGGCTTATCAACTTTGGAAAATGGAACTGGAATTACAATTAAAACACTAG